One bacterium genomic region harbors:
- a CDS encoding peptidase MA family metallohydrolase encodes MQCPKCGYNNPDEALFCNLCHAVFRKESSKKADVSPEEERYMIMHRHREGRGWKRWIGLDVWLSLIVIIVVACWAINSVTKREEMYRRTKVPVDRLSSAEINSEFSTATTQPAYQLAVKRETSHFIIYTSDAILADDIVAKVEIYYDIPTDLGFGDAGFWLKDKVTIYVFDTPEDYFKATGKATWSSGYSEFKTRSIYSHKDAENLIDAVIPHELTHLIFADFMEFSPNFPKWLAEGLAVYEENKFCKTYINNYQEILDQIRGGKYFTADQLTAIDISQQNKIEIIHLWYTESLSIVTYLIDVHGRGKLYAFCKNLKEGMELNKALENAYSPEIKSLPELTGRWLNYIKSNQQTW; translated from the coding sequence ATGCAATGTCCAAAATGTGGTTATAACAATCCAGATGAAGCATTATTTTGTAATCTATGCCATGCGGTATTTCGAAAGGAATCATCTAAAAAGGCTGATGTAAGTCCTGAAGAAGAAAGATATATGATTATGCATAGGCATCGTGAGGGAAGAGGATGGAAAAGATGGATAGGATTAGATGTCTGGTTATCTTTAATCGTGATTATTGTCGTCGCCTGCTGGGCAATTAATAGCGTTACGAAACGAGAAGAAATGTATAGAAGAACTAAAGTGCCAGTTGACAGGTTATCTTCTGCGGAAATAAATTCTGAATTTAGTACTGCTACTACACAACCAGCATATCAATTAGCTGTTAAAAGAGAGACATCCCACTTTATCATTTATACCAGTGATGCAATTTTAGCGGATGATATTGTAGCTAAAGTAGAAATCTATTACGATATACCAACAGATTTAGGATTTGGTGATGCTGGATTCTGGTTAAAGGATAAGGTTACTATTTATGTTTTTGATACCCCGGAGGATTATTTTAAGGCGACAGGTAAAGCTACCTGGTCATCTGGATACAGTGAATTTAAAACCCGCTCAATTTACTCCCATAAAGATGCCGAAAACCTAATTGATGCCGTTATTCCTCATGAATTAACTCATTTAATCTTCGCTGACTTTATGGAATTTAGCCCCAATTTCCCTAAATGGCTTGCCGAGGGATTAGCCGTGTATGAAGAGAATAAGTTTTGCAAAACATACATAAATAATTATCAAGAGATACTTGACCAGATAAGAGGAGGAAAATATTTCACTGCTGACCAACTTACCGCGATTGACATCTCACAACAGAATAAAATTGAGATTATCCATCTGTGGTACACCGAATCTTTAAGTATCGTAACTTACCTGATAGATGTGCATGGAAGAGGAAAACTTTATGCCTTTTGCAAGAATTTAAAGGAAGGTATGGAGTTAAATAAGGCATTAGAAAATGCCTATTCACCAGAGATTAAAAGCCTGCCAGAATTGACAGGTCGATGGTTAAATTATATTAAATCTAATCAGCAAACATGGTAG
- a CDS encoding glycosyltransferase family 39 protein encodes MFIIQILILFILFYLPGYLISSKKFQGEERFCFSFGFSILMYAGLAVVLHLFKIPILWSLAVFPLSLITLFFRRPDFNIPGKLLLIFGITLILYASVSTISKFPISGDSYWHISLAKSFLTDKAWVVLPFTESYWQGIDKAFYAQYRPPLFNLILGFVFSIFGQSFEVAKLVLVLFIVSILLPIYLIAKKLYSENCAIYSTILLITINPCFLSGPFEITGPSSCVYFSLCLFYLYLKRDWNYVAIIGAGSYLLHPASLFLILSLILIELIRDRKVIFEVIKNRKIQIKASYFYPIFIFLLLISPWLIRNYLIFGNPVHTSGKYISITRTWQEFLTLNPPTLKSYLEFILNPITFLQTKIGSLYLTFLPRPYSITFSTWDMQALWNPVRLNAALAGFLSYPLLIVVLYGIIKWSTKLIPSLFYLGLIICLCVSGPRAGYTGFLISHCVLLGIFGINIIINRKILISLIGIILILQSIYVVYDRYSQKEIPEQKLYSWIKDNTGSDEKIMICDAHAIAYWTGRKGFFTPNENMETILDCIKKWDIDYFIIGEPDLRLRNIDINRVEKEYKFLAEKVGYRIYKILENSVVS; translated from the coding sequence ATGTTTATTATCCAGATACTTATTCTATTTATTTTGTTTTATCTACCAGGTTATTTGATTTCAAGCAAGAAATTTCAAGGTGAAGAAAGATTTTGCTTTTCATTTGGCTTTTCTATCCTGATGTATGCAGGACTGGCTGTTGTTCTTCATCTCTTTAAAATTCCAATCCTGTGGTCATTAGCCGTTTTCCCTTTGTCTCTTATTACCTTATTTTTTAGAAGACCAGATTTTAATATCCCGGGAAAATTATTACTTATCTTTGGGATAACTTTAATCCTCTACGCAAGTGTGTCAACGATATCAAAATTTCCCATAAGCGGGGATTCATATTGGCATATCTCGCTTGCAAAAAGTTTCTTAACCGATAAAGCCTGGGTAGTATTACCGTTTACGGAGAGTTATTGGCAAGGAATTGATAAGGCATTTTATGCCCAATATAGACCGCCACTATTTAATTTAATTTTAGGTTTTGTTTTCTCTATATTTGGTCAATCTTTTGAAGTGGCAAAATTGGTTCTAGTATTATTTATTGTTTCAATACTTTTACCAATTTACCTTATTGCTAAAAAATTATATAGTGAAAACTGCGCCATTTACTCAACTATACTTTTAATAACCATAAATCCTTGTTTCCTATCTGGTCCCTTTGAGATAACTGGTCCTTCTTCTTGTGTATATTTTTCCCTGTGCCTTTTTTATCTTTATTTAAAAAGAGACTGGAATTATGTTGCAATTATAGGAGCTGGCTCTTATCTTTTACATCCAGCTTCTTTATTCCTGATTTTATCATTAATTTTAATTGAATTAATTAGGGATAGGAAGGTAATATTTGAGGTTATAAAAAATAGGAAGATACAAATAAAGGCGTCATATTTCTATCCAATATTTATCTTTTTATTGCTCATATCTCCGTGGCTCATAAGGAATTATTTAATCTTTGGGAATCCTGTCCATACATCTGGTAAATATATCTCAATCACGAGAACATGGCAAGAATTCCTGACCCTCAATCCTCCAACACTTAAATCCTATCTTGAATTTATATTGAATCCCATCACCTTTCTTCAGACTAAAATAGGGAGTCTCTACCTGACCTTTTTGCCCAGACCATATTCAATTACATTTTCAACCTGGGATATGCAGGCTCTCTGGAATCCTGTAAGACTAAATGCGGCACTTGCAGGATTTCTATCATACCCTTTATTGATAGTAGTCCTCTATGGTATAATCAAATGGTCAACAAAACTAATTCCATCTTTATTTTATTTAGGATTGATAATCTGTTTATGTGTATCGGGACCCCGGGCAGGATATACAGGCTTTTTAATATCACATTGTGTATTATTAGGGATATTTGGAATAAATATAATCATAAATAGAAAAATACTTATTTCTCTTATCGGTATTATTTTAATCTTGCAGTCTATATATGTTGTTTATGACAGATACAGCCAAAAGGAGATTCCAGAACAAAAATTATATTCCTGGATTAAAGATAATACAGGGTCAGATGAAAAGATTATGATTTGCGATGCCCATGCCATTGCTTATTGGACTGGTAGAAAAGGATTCTTTACTCCTAATGAAAATATGGAAACTATATTAGATTGTATCAAAAAATGGGATATTGATTACTTCATTATTGGCGAGCCAGATCTAAGGCTAAGAAATATTGATATTAATAGGGTTGAAAAAGAATATAAATTTTTGGCAGAAAAAGTTGGATATAGAATATATAAGATTTTAGAAAATTCGGTGGTGTCTTAA